The nucleotide window gagatgagatggggaggagCCTCCTAACACACTCTACAGGAGGGGCAAGGCTTGTAGGCAGCACGAAAGGGGAGGGTCGAGCTAAAGAAAGAGTGGGGCTTAGCTTCTCTGCAAGCAGATGGCCAGGCAGGGACAGAGTCCTCCACTCTGAGCAGGAACCGCTGGAGGTCCCTCTGCTGGGACACCCCCACCTACCCTCACCCAACCGAGGtcaccctcttccttccatccctcaggGGAGGGCAAATGCCAGGCACCAAGGGTGAGGAACTACATCAGTTCTGGAGCAAGGGCTCTTGGCTGCCTTGAAGGCCTGCCTGGGGTGACAGATGAGAGTGGACTACtgaactttacttttataaagaccaagagttaaggactgaatcagagctagagagggaagggcttacttccactccctgaccaaatccctttctctcattttagagGAAGACTTCCTTGCTCAACCTCCAcatctggctccctcctccaccccacagttCTGGCTGGAAGCTGTCGCCCATTCtggccctcttcccttcttccctcgtgGCTCCATCACACTGGGTCTGGAAGGCTTAATAAGGAGGCACATCAGAGACATTATTTCTGCGGTGACAACCCTCCCAGCCAGATAGAAACTCCTCCCTTAGggggacccccagcctctgctaccCCATCTCAGCTCTCCCTCCGGAAACCCCGGGGTAAAGCACTCTAGGGGGGATGACAGGGACCCGGGCCGCAGCGCGGCTCCAGAGGCCCTTTTATGTCCGGGTTCCCAGGCGCTAACGACGTGTCCAGACAGCTACCCCCAGCGCCCGGGGCGGCCCCACTCCTCTCTGCTCCGGGGACGCGCCGTATCCTCCACCCTATCCCCTCGGCCCTCCAGCCGCCGTTGGGGTAgtccaccccaaccccccagcccaggggcgtGAAGTGAAAGAGCGAGGAAGGGGAGAACTGATGGGCACGCGCAGCTCCTCCCCGCCCAGTCAAACGCGTCCGTCCTGTCCAGCCCCAGAGACTAAGAGACCCCTAAGCGACCCGGCTCCCTGACCCCCGcaccactttccctccctctccataaataaccaccttctcttactcaagccacccccccccccaagggcATCAGGCCAGAGGGCTCTCTGCTGATGGCCCCAGGGGAGACCAACGGGGAGGCGGGACGGGGAGGCGGGACGAGGAGCTCAGCTGCAGGGAGCCGCGCTGCCCTCGGCCTCGCGCTTGCCTTTGCCCCCGGGGGGCTCCGCTCCGCCGGCCTTGCCCtctcccgccgccgccccggcagCCTCCTCTTTGGCGCCCTCGTGGGTTTTCATGTGTTTGGCCAGGTGGTCGCTGCGCATGAAGACTCGGCTGCAGACTGCGCAGGGGAACTTCTTGGTGCCGGTGTGGGTCTGGAGGCGGCGCTGCAGCTCGTCGGAGCGCGTGAAGCGCTTGCCGCAGAAGAGCCAGTTGCACACGAAGGGGCGGTCGCCGCTGTGCCAGCGCAAGTGTGCCTTCAGGTGCGATGTCTTGGCGTAGGCTTTCCCACAGCCCGGGATGTGGCAATTGTGCAAATGCTTCTTCTTGCCCCCATCGGGCCCGCACGGAGCCCCCAGTCGCTCCGCCTCCAGGCAGTTGGGGCAGCGGCACACGGTCTGGCCTGAGCTGCGGGGCGCTGACCGCCGGGAGCCTTTGGGCCGGGCCGCCCCATCCAGACTGGTATCCAGCCCCTGGGATTCCGGGGCGGCTGCTTCCAAGGCCTTCGCCCCGTCGGGAGGCCCGAGGAGGTGCTGCCCTCCggcggctgggaggaggtggtgcgGGTGCGGGTGTGGGTGGGGCGGCTGGGCACAAAGCTGGTGGTCTCCGACGTAGCCCCCCAAGCCAGCCTGAAGCGCCCCGGGGTGGCCAGGTGAGGTCAGCGCGCCCTGAGTGTGGGGGAGGTCCATCCAGCTGGTACCCGGATGAAGGTCCCACCACGAGCCCTCCTCGGTGCCTGGGCGTGTCGGCCGGAACCACGATTCGTAATGGTGTGACACGTCCGGCTGCAGGAGCTTGGAAGAGGGTCCCGGGGCCAAGGGACTGTCGCTTTCCAGGTCCTCGCAGGTTACCCGAGAGGAGTAACAGTGGGCatggcactcagtgaatgtttttgaatgaattcattaatttttaaactgtgattgattgattgattgattgattgattgattgatttccacaATGTATTTTCCTGTGTTGCCTACATAACTATAGTGAAACTCTGATTCTTATAAGGAACTCTTGGTGTTATGGGATGTTTAGGAAAGGCGGTGAGTTTAAGACGCTGTACTGACGCTACTAAAACCTCCTGGTGAAGGGACCTCATGAGCCTGCTCTCCGGTgtgctggcaaaagaaaaactgaccctcggtgctctctccccaaggtaggcatcagcaaactaacaagggaaaggaaggaggccgcTAAAGATAGGCATCTGCAGGAATTGCTAATCCAGCTCCAGACACAGCCTCAACACCTTCATTAACCCAAAATGAACTGTGTGAAACTGGATTTCTGAACCACAAGACAGGTAAGGGAGTCTTTTCCAAAGCCAGGTGTAGAAGAGCTCTTTACCTTGAGTCTAAAATCGCCTTCGGGCCATTGAACGTACCCACTCTCATTTGCTTGTGTCGtgagaaatcacagaatttttgagctgaaggggtgtaaaacccacacttcttactgaagagtagtcagcaaagaaagtatattgaattaggctacagcaatgtattttctttatatttctcacactacagctgaacacaaacaacgtctttttccatacctcagagcttcctattggccacagataattcacttcagagatatatgctttttgaaaaataatgttctgggtggctggggagagccctgtggtgggtgttcaggaattctttctgctttaccatttaaaagagctaataatggttggggaagcacccacaccttttgctccctgaagaattcggtgctaaacttagttctttgcagctctgtgttgcatacattttaagcagttaggaactttgcacatgagcaggaatcaaagtgaaattcaaaagtgGAACTTCATGGACCATTCGCATATTGGAGAGGCATCAGTGGGATTCCATGACAATGCTAATTTGAGTGTTTTTGCTTGGTGCCTTTTATTGCCCGTGCCAAAGATCAGTACTATGGAAAGCAGAGCGATTCATATATTTGAGTTAAACAAGTCTCTTGGCCTctttgtaccttagtttcctcatttgaaaaaaaaaaataaatggctctcaAGACATACTTTCCAGAATTCATCCTGGGCTTACACCCAGCTAACCAAGAACTGCATGGTGTTTTTACACAcagttttttacatgtattcatcttctattccacttacaacttgtgtaaaaactgcattccatgccaggcctgaaacgttccaaagctcagttctgtgagtaaattgcaaccaagatttctacaacaaaagacacaagcaaaagaagaataaaaatatatattctttcagaacatttatcctttggcaataattctaatttatatatgatgaaacataacaacactactccctccatacgctaaagaaatctcactgtggaagatattatgatttatactttcatgattatatatgtggtgcattagatacaaaatagtaaatgctcattaaatacttgtgttaagtgatctttatttctccagaaaggcagcactatcgacattttgggctggataattctttgctgtgggaggctctcctgtacactgttggacgtttagtagcatctctggcctctgtccactagatgccagcagcatatacagttctgacaagcaaaaatgtctccagacgctaccaaatgtcacctgcgtgcaaaatcaccctggttgagagccactgctctataatgattcactctgatctgtgtaatacttctcacactaatctttgctagagacaaaaaggatttgctacaaaattttagtagtaatcttaatcatatttccaaatgagtaacaaattaattttataaaaaattaagctttacaaaaattccaaatataatgaaGTTATATTTGTAACTTAGATAAACTGCAAAAAAGGTAGTGGTTCAAATGTACGTCTTTCGATAGACTGTATTTTACTGCAGCATAAAtctctaggaaaaggaaaaggagaatattgcctcaattagctattagatatctaattagtaggaataactagtagaggttagaatgataataacaaataagaagctttggtctaaactccaaaccttaggaattattatttgaaccttccagagcccctagccctgccttcacctctcttaagagtctcaccttcaggatcttcataaattaaatatacaactataGATCTTGATAGATTTTGGAGGTAATCTTTCCTGAGAGCAGAAGCATTGATTAGATGCCACCTTTTGTGGTCTCATCAAATTCTAGATTATGAGCTCaaagtttttatctctatatatcattataatttctaatattaaaaggaatattcttatatttacacacttcccagtagagttctgtttttctaggCCAATTCactaccagaagaaataaaagataccctttcacacaacttgaaaggaagttactcctctcattaatatgtagctttaattcagtattacactttctatcatattgacttttattcgaaaatacctactcttgactatagctgactatcttatttccattgattccagcttagtctctcatttcacctggatgggtataactgtcttctgactggtgtttccatctctaccctctccctttctaaGCCATCCTCCACGCGATCACCAGATTAACTCTCCGGAAGTGGTCTTCAAATACCAGCATCACTTGTGAACTTCTTGAAGATACGAATAGTCAGCCCTACTCTGGACCTCTGGAATCAGTAACTATGGGAGTGGAGcttgtgttttcacaagccctccaagtgGTTGGTTCTGTTGCAGGCTAATGCTTGTGCTAAAGCACTGCTGTGGTAACATGGTAGCTTGGCATGGTATC belongs to Eubalaena glacialis isolate mEubGla1 chromosome 19, mEubGla1.1.hap2.+ XY, whole genome shotgun sequence and includes:
- the LOC133080786 gene encoding transcription factor Sp6-like, with protein sequence MIPIRDKCHAHCYSSRVTCEDLESDSPLAPGPSSKLLQPDVSHHYESWFRPTRPGTEEGSWWDLHPGTSWMDLPHTQGALTSPGHPGALQAGLGGYVGDHQLCAQPPHPHPHPHHLLPAAGGQHLLGPPDGAKALEAAAPESQGLDTSLDGAARPKGSRRSAPRSSGQTVCRCPNCLEAERLGAPCGPDGGKKKHLHNCHIPGCGKAYAKTSHLKAHLRWHSGDRPFVCNWLFCGKRFTRSDELQRRLQTHTGTKKFPCAVCSRVFMRSDHLAKHMKTHEGAKEEAAGAAAGEGKAGGAEPPGGKGKREAEGSAAPCS